A stretch of the Streptomyces sp. NBC_00078 genome encodes the following:
- a CDS encoding DNA polymerase III subunit gamma and tau produces the protein MSSLALYRRYRPESFAEVIGQEHVTDPLQQALRNNRVNHAYLFSGPRGCGKTTSARILARCLNCEQGPTPTPCGECQSCQDLARNGPGSIDVIEIDAASHGGVDDARELREKAFFGPAASRYKIYIIDEAHMVTSAGFNALLKVVEEPPEHLKFIFATTEPEKVIGTIRSRTHHYPFRLVPPGTLREYLAEVCGRENMAVEEGVLPLVVRAGAGSVRDSMSVMDQLLAGAREEGVTYAMATSLLGYTDGSLLDSVVEAFATGDGAAAFEVVDRVIERGNDPRRFVADLLERLRDLVILAAVPDAAEKGLIDAPADVVERMQAQAGTFGAAELSRAADLVNDGLTEMRGAHAPRLQLELICARVLLPAAYGDERAVMARLDRLERGVNFSAGATMPTTGYVPGPDVHGQAAPGPAAAAPVAPVAPVGPGGGPAAARAAVRTSGAPSAGVGTTPPAPEAPAPPAPPEPAAPVAPQPETQPQPQPQPQPQPQSQPTPPASAAAPGAWPTAAPAGSGRRPGGWPTAAPTGTGRPPAAPAASSAPTPAQAPAPTPAPQPAVPAPAAASYAPPSGGLDPRMLWPNILEAVKNRRRFTWILLSQNAQVAGFDGTTLQLGFVNAGARDNFASSGSEDVLRQALTEQFSVQWKIEAIVDPSGGSAPPPANGGHGGGGTPGGGGIPGGYGTGTATQRPASPPAPSAPAPPSAEATPAPSAAPGPQPTAPEPPPPVAPEDDIPEDDDPDLNESALSGHELIVRELGATVMEEFSNE, from the coding sequence GTGTCGTCTCTCGCGCTGTACCGCCGCTATCGCCCGGAGTCGTTCGCCGAGGTCATCGGACAGGAGCATGTGACCGACCCGCTGCAGCAGGCGCTGCGTAACAACCGGGTCAATCACGCGTACCTGTTCAGTGGCCCGCGCGGATGCGGCAAGACGACGAGCGCACGCATCCTGGCCCGTTGCCTGAACTGCGAGCAGGGCCCCACGCCGACACCGTGCGGCGAGTGCCAGTCGTGCCAGGACCTGGCGCGCAACGGCCCGGGATCGATCGACGTCATCGAGATCGACGCCGCGTCGCACGGCGGTGTGGACGACGCCCGTGAGCTGCGCGAGAAGGCCTTCTTCGGGCCCGCGGCCAGCCGATACAAGATCTACATCATCGACGAGGCCCACATGGTCACGTCGGCCGGTTTCAACGCGCTGCTGAAGGTCGTCGAGGAGCCACCGGAGCACCTCAAGTTCATCTTCGCGACCACCGAGCCCGAGAAGGTCATCGGGACGATCCGGTCGCGTACGCACCACTACCCCTTCCGGCTCGTGCCTCCGGGGACGCTGCGCGAGTACCTCGCCGAGGTGTGCGGACGCGAGAACATGGCGGTCGAGGAGGGCGTGCTGCCGCTGGTCGTGCGCGCGGGCGCGGGTTCCGTGCGTGACTCCATGTCCGTCATGGACCAGCTGCTCGCCGGAGCGCGGGAGGAGGGTGTGACGTATGCCATGGCCACCTCCCTCCTCGGCTACACCGACGGCTCGCTCCTGGACTCCGTCGTCGAGGCCTTCGCCACGGGCGACGGCGCCGCCGCCTTCGAGGTCGTCGACCGCGTCATCGAACGAGGCAACGACCCGCGCCGCTTCGTCGCCGACCTGCTGGAGCGGCTGCGCGACCTCGTCATCCTCGCCGCGGTGCCTGATGCCGCGGAGAAGGGGCTGATCGACGCCCCGGCCGACGTCGTGGAGCGCATGCAGGCCCAGGCGGGCACCTTCGGCGCCGCCGAACTCAGCCGCGCCGCCGACCTTGTCAACGACGGCCTGACCGAGATGCGCGGCGCCCACGCGCCCCGCCTCCAGCTCGAGCTGATCTGCGCCCGCGTACTCCTGCCCGCGGCCTACGGCGACGAGCGCGCCGTGATGGCCCGCCTCGACCGCCTGGAGCGGGGCGTGAACTTCTCCGCGGGCGCCACCATGCCCACGACTGGGTACGTACCCGGGCCCGACGTTCACGGCCAAGCGGCCCCCGGCCCGGCCGCCGCCGCGCCGGTCGCGCCGGTAGCGCCGGTCGGGCCGGGAGGCGGACCCGCCGCGGCCCGAGCGGCGGTACGGACATCGGGCGCGCCGTCCGCCGGAGTCGGCACCACCCCGCCGGCCCCCGAGGCACCCGCACCCCCGGCGCCCCCCGAGCCGGCCGCCCCGGTGGCGCCCCAGCCCGAGACTCAGCCCCAGCCCCAGCCCCAGCCCCAGCCCCAGCCCCAGTCCCAGCCCACTCCGCCCGCGTCGGCTGCCGCCCCTGGTGCCTGGCCCACCGCCGCTCCGGCCGGCAGCGGCCGACGCCCCGGCGGCTGGCCCACGGCGGCGCCCACGGGCACGGGCCGCCCCCCTGCCGCCCCCGCCGCATCCAGCGCACCGACACCGGCACAGGCACCGGCACCCACGCCCGCTCCTCAGCCGGCAGTGCCCGCACCCGCCGCCGCGTCCTACGCGCCCCCGAGCGGCGGCCTGGATCCCCGGATGCTCTGGCCGAACATCCTGGAGGCGGTCAAGAACCGCCGCCGCTTCACCTGGATCCTGCTCAGCCAGAACGCCCAGGTGGCCGGCTTCGACGGAACGACCCTCCAGCTGGGCTTCGTCAACGCAGGAGCCCGCGACAACTTCGCGAGCAGCGGCAGCGAGGACGTACTGCGGCAGGCGCTGACCGAGCAGTTCAGCGTGCAGTGGAAGATCGAGGCGATCGTCGACCCGTCCGGCGGCTCGGCCCCGCCCCCCGCCAACGGCGGCCACGGCGGCGGCGGCACCCCGGGTGGAGGCGGTATCCCGGGCGGCTACGGCACCGGCACGGCGACGCAGCGCCCCGCCTCCCCACCGGCCCCCTCCGCACCCGCACCCCCGTCGGCAGAGGCCACCCCCGCCCCGAGTGCCGCCCCTGGACCCCAGCCGACGGCCCCGGAACCCCCGCCCCCGGTCGCCCCCGAGGACGACATCCCCGAGGACGACGACCCCGACCTCAACGAATCGGCCCTCTCCGGCCACGAACTGATCGTGCGCGAACTGGGAGCGACGGTGATGGAGGAGTTCTCGAACGAGTAG
- the purD gene encoding phosphoribosylamine--glycine ligase → MKVLVIGSGAREHALCRSLSLDPGVTALHCAPGNAGIAEVAELHQVDALDGKAVSALATELGADLVIVGPEAPLVAGVADAVREEGIPVFGPAKEAAQIEGSKAFAKDVMAGAGVPTARSYVCTTPDEVDEALDAFGAPYVVKDDGLAAGKGVVVTGDIEAAKAHANSCERVVIEEFLDGPEVSLFAITDGETVVPLQPAQDFKRALDGDEGPNTGGMGAYSPLPWADPKLVEEVLETVLQPTVDEMRRRGTPFSGLLYAGLAITSRGVRVIEFNARFGDPETQVVLARLKTPLAGVLLAAANGTLADVEPLRWSEDAAVTVVLASHNYPGTPRTGDPITGLDEVAAEDAPYAYVLHAGTKHDGDSVVSAGGRVLSVTAIGKDLTKARERAYRAVSRLHLDGSQHRTDIAAKAAGA, encoded by the coding sequence GTGAAGGTCCTCGTCATTGGTAGCGGCGCCCGCGAACACGCCCTGTGCCGCTCCCTGTCCCTCGACCCCGGCGTCACCGCCCTGCACTGCGCCCCCGGCAACGCCGGCATCGCCGAGGTCGCCGAGCTGCACCAGGTCGACGCGCTGGACGGCAAGGCCGTGTCCGCGCTGGCCACGGAGCTCGGCGCCGATCTCGTCATCGTGGGCCCGGAGGCGCCCCTTGTCGCCGGGGTCGCCGACGCCGTGCGCGAGGAGGGCATCCCGGTGTTCGGCCCCGCCAAGGAGGCCGCGCAGATCGAGGGCTCCAAGGCCTTCGCGAAGGACGTCATGGCGGGCGCGGGGGTCCCCACCGCACGTTCGTACGTCTGCACGACCCCGGACGAGGTCGACGAGGCCCTCGACGCCTTCGGTGCTCCGTACGTCGTCAAGGACGACGGCCTCGCCGCAGGCAAGGGCGTCGTCGTCACCGGCGACATCGAGGCGGCGAAGGCGCACGCCAACTCCTGCGAGCGCGTCGTCATCGAGGAGTTCCTCGACGGCCCCGAGGTCTCGCTCTTCGCCATCACGGACGGCGAGACCGTCGTACCGCTCCAGCCGGCCCAGGACTTCAAGCGCGCGCTCGACGGCGACGAGGGTCCGAACACCGGTGGCATGGGCGCGTACTCGCCGCTGCCGTGGGCAGACCCGAAGCTGGTCGAAGAGGTTCTGGAGACCGTCCTCCAGCCGACCGTCGACGAGATGCGCCGACGCGGCACCCCCTTCTCCGGTCTGCTCTACGCCGGCCTCGCGATCACCTCGCGCGGTGTGCGGGTCATCGAGTTCAACGCCCGTTTCGGCGACCCCGAGACCCAGGTGGTCCTGGCCCGCCTGAAGACCCCGCTGGCCGGTGTCCTGCTCGCCGCCGCGAACGGCACCCTGGCCGACGTGGAGCCCCTGCGCTGGAGCGAGGACGCCGCGGTCACCGTGGTCCTCGCCTCGCACAACTACCCCGGCACCCCTCGCACCGGCGACCCGATCACCGGCCTCGACGAGGTAGCCGCCGAGGACGCCCCGTACGCCTACGTCCTGCACGCCGGAACCAAGCACGACGGCGACTCGGTCGTCAGCGCCGGCGGCCGGGTCCTGTCCGTCACGGCGATCGGCAAGGACCTCACCAAGGCCCGCGAACGCGCGTACAGGGCCGTCTCACGCCTCCACCTCGACGGCTCCCAGCACCGCACGGAC